The following proteins are co-located in the Solanum pennellii chromosome 1, SPENNV200 genome:
- the LOC107010785 gene encoding protein indeterminate-domain 12-like, which yields MSNSNLSSGNSSEEADETPYVLSSTSDGSTAHQEHSQTHNKKRRKLPGNPDPSAEVIALSPKTLMATNRFICEVCNKGFQREQNLQLHRRGHNLPWKLKQKTSNEIKKRVYICPESSCIHHNPSRALGDLTGIKKHFSRKHGEKKWKCEKCSKKYAVQSDWKAHSKTCGTKEYKCDCGTIFSRRDSFVTHRAFCDALAEENNKVNQVLASTTQPLATGPELISTTQMLNLPQIRNSNMKIPSMPLNMAGSMFSSSSGFNQLGTNSSNMSSATALLQQAAQMGATVSNNMNSTLFNGVQVPFQSNHNHDQNETQIGSILQGFGGSMLQNNGDDHLKSSRVLQNEQGWFNNNNNSNTGLFNEKQRILNKEAGHSNEESLTLDFLGIGGMRHRNLHEMHQQQQEMSFEQQQVNHQSIQGVNSIWDD from the exons ATGTCAAACTCAAACCTCTCTTCTGGGAATAGTAGTGAAGAAGCAGATGAAACTCCTTATGTGTTGTCTAGTACAAGTGATGGATCTACTGCTCATCAAGAACATTCTCAAACtcataataagaaaagaaggaaattaCCTGGAAATCCTG ATCCTAGTGCTGAAGTTATTGCGTTATCACCAAAAACTCTAATGGCAACAAACAGGTTTATCTGTGAAGTATGCAATAAAGGCTTCCAAAGGGAACAAAATCTTCAACTACACAGAAGAGGACATAATTTACCATGGAAACTAAAGCAAAAAACAAGCAATGAGATTAAAAAACGCGTTTATATTTGCCCAGAAAGTTCGTGTATTCATCATAATCCTTCTCGTGCTCTTGGAGATCTTACGGGGATTAAGAAACATTTTTCTCGTAAACATGGTGAAAAGAAATGGAAATGTGAAAAGTGCTCTAAAAAATATGCAGTGCAATCTGACTGGAAAGCTCATTCGAAAACCTGTGGCACAAAAGAGTATAAATGTGACTGTGGTACAATCTTCTCCAG GAGGGATAGCTTTGTGACTCATAGAGCCTTTTGTGATGCTCTAGCTGAAGAAAACAACAAAGTAAACCAAGTTTTAGCTTCAACCACACAACCTTTAGCCACTGGCCCTGAACTTATTTCAACTACTCAAATGTTGAACTTGCCACAAATCAGAAATTCAAACATGAAAATTCCTTCAATGCCCTTAAACATGGCAGGAAGCATGTTTTCCTCTTCTTCTGGATTTAATCAGCTGGGAACAAATTCGTCGAATATGTCATCAGCAACAGCATTGTTACAACAGGCAGCTCAAATGGGTGCAACAGTGAGCAATAACATGAACTCTACTCTGTTTAATGGAGTTCAAGTTCCATTTCAAAGTAATCATAATCATGATCAAAATGAAACACAAATAGGGAGCATATTGCAGGGATTTGGTGGATCTATGTTACAAAATAACGGCGATGATCATCTCAAGTCTTCAAGAGTATTGCAGAATGAGCAAGGGTggtttaataataataataacagtaaTACTGGTTTGTTTAATGAAAAGCAGAGGATATTGAATAAAGAAGCTGGCCATAGTAATGAGGAGAGCTTGACTCTTGATTTTCTTGGGATAGGAGGAATGAGACACAGGAATTTACATGAAATGCATCAGCAGCAACAAGAAATGAGTTTCGAACAGCAACAAGTTAATCACCAAAGTATTCAAGGAGTGAACTCCATATGGGATGATTGA
- the LOC107008076 gene encoding acyl-CoA-binding domain-containing protein 4, producing the protein MAMARVSSGLAYPERFYAAASYAGFDGSSDSSTKGVSSKFSNDAALLLYALYQQATVGPCKIPKPRSWSPVEQSKWTSWNGLGNMASTEAMRLFVKILEEEDPGWYSRASNFVSEPAVQGEKNNETITEPVTENGNVLPEIKTIPAEKGSLSEPQDKDVVSEGSGAVGVYDQWVSPPISGPRPKPRYEHGAAVIDDKMYIFGGNHNGRYLSDLQALDLRSWTWSKVEVKTSGEASQAPVAPFAGHSLIPWGGNKLISIGGHTKDPSETMQVKVFDLQTHTWSNLKTYGKPPLSRGGHSVTLTGTSLVIFGGQDANRSLLNDLHILDLETMTWDEMDTLGVAPSPRSDHAAAVHAERYLLIFGGGSHATCFNDLHVLDLQTMEWSTPTQQGEIPSPRAGHAGVTVGENWFITGGGNNKSGVSETVVLNMSTLGWSTVTTVQGRVPLASEGLSLVLCSYNGEDILVSFGGYNGRYSNEVNVLKPSHRSTLQSMETPVPDSVSAMQNATNATRDLESDIATVQEGKIREIVVDNIESEPMVNKVEETSERLLAALKAEKEDLESSLSKEKLQTLQLKQDLTDAEARNTDLYKELQSVRGQLASEQSRCFKLEVDVAELRQKLQTLESLKKELELLQRQKAASEQALNEKRRQSSGGVWGWIAGTPPNQQDDA; encoded by the exons ATGGCGATGGCGAGGGTAAGCTCTGGCCTCGCGTATCCGGAGCGATTCTATGCAGCGGCATCTTATGCTGGGTTTGATGGATCTTCCGACTCCTCCACAAAAGGTGTCAGCTCCAAATTCTCAAACGACGCTGCTCTTCTACTATATGCCCTCTATCAGCAG GCAACTGTCGGACCTTGTAAGATTCCTAAGCCTAGAAGTTGGAGTCCAGTAGAACAAAGTAAATGGACAAg ctGGAATGGGCTTGGAAACATGGCTTCCACAGAGGCAATGCGTCTTTTTGTGAAAATATTGGAG GAGGAAGATCCAGGATGGTATTCAAGGGCTTCAAACTTTGTTTCAGAGCCTGCAGTACAGGGTGAAAAGAAT AATGAGACGATAACAGAGCCAGTTACTGAAAATGGAAATGTTCTTCCTGAGATAAAAACTATTCCTGCTGAAAAGGGAAGCTTGTCAGAACCTCAGGATAAAGATGTTGTATCAGAAGGCTCTGGTGCAGTTGGTGTGTATGACCAATGGGTTTCACCTCCTATATCTGGTCCACGGCCAAAACCTCGATACGAG CATGGGGCAGCCGTTATTGATGATAAGATGTATATATTTGGAGGGAACCACAATGGACGCTACCTTAGTGATCTACAG GCTTTGGATTTGAGAAGTTGGACATGGTCGAAAGTAGAGGTTAAAACATCTGGTGAGGCTTCTCAAGCGCCCGTAGCTCCCTTTGCTGGTCACTCCCTG ATACCATGGGGAGGAAATAAACTCATTTCAATTGGTGGACATACAAAAGATCCTTCTGAAACTATGCAAG TTAAGGTATTTGATCTGCAAACACATACTTGGTCAAACTTGAAGACTTATGGAAAGCCGCCG TTATCTCGTGGAGGTCATTCAGTTACCCTTACGGGAACAAGCTTAGTAATATTTGGAGGCCAAGATGCAAATCGATCTCTTTTGAACGATCTTCACATTCTAGACTTGGAAACCATGACCTGGGATGAAATGGACACATT GGGGGTGGCTCCTTCTCCAAGGTCTGACCATGCTGCCGCAGTACATGCTGAGCGATACCTTCTCATTTTTGGCGGGGGCTCTCATGCTACTTGCTTCAATGATCTGCATGTCCTTGATTTACAAACT ATGGAGTGGTCAACGCCTACTCAACAGGGTGAAATACCAAGTCCACGTGCTGGCCATGCTGGTGTGACAGTTGGAGAGAATTGGTTTATTACTGGTGGAGGCAACAATAAGAGTG GGGTGTCTGAAACTGTTGTCCTCAACATGTCTACACTGGGTTGGTCCACTGTAACAACTGTTCAAGGGCGTGTTCCTCTTGCTAGTGAG GGCTTGAGTTTGGTGTTGTGTTCATACAATGGTGAAGATATCCTAGTTTCTTTCGGAGGATACAATGGGCGGTATAGTAACGAG GTCAATGTACTGAAACCGAGCCACAGATCAACTTTGCAATCTATGGAGACTCCTGTACCTGATAGTGTTTCAGCAATGCAAAATGCTACTAATGCCACGAGGGATTTGGAGTCAGATATTGCAACAGTCCAAGAAGGAAAAATAAGGGAAATTGTGGTGGACAACATTGAATCTGAACCAATg GTGAACAAAGTTGAAGAAACTAGTGAACGACTTTTAGCTGCCCTCAAAGCTGAGAAGGAAGACTTAGAGTCATCTCTCAGCAAAGAGAAGTTGCAAACGCTTCAGCTGAAGCAAGACTTGACTGATGCTGAGGCTCGCAATACAGATCTTTATAAG GAGCTCCAATCTGTACGTGGTCAACTTGCTTCTGAACAATCCAGATGTTTCAAACTAGAG GTTGATGTTGCGGAGCTAAGACAAAAGCTACAGACTCTGGAAAGCTTAAAGAAAGAACTTGAGCTACTCCAACGACAAAAGGCTGCATCAGAGCAAGCCTTAAATGAGAAGCGAAGGCAGAGCTCTGGTGGAGTATGGGGATGGATTGCTGGAACTCCTCCTAATCAACAAGATGATGCTTGA